The window TCCAGCGGCAGTACTCCCGGACGATGCCGGGCTGGTCGAAGACGTCCTGGAAGTAGTGGACGGGGTGGTCGCGCGACCCGGAGTGTCCGGCGTCGGTCACGGGGGCGAGTCCGGCGAGGACGTACACCGGCGCACCGGCCCGGTGGGCGTTGTGCATCGCCGCGCCGAGGTTCTGCGTCCCGACGTCGACGTGGACCAGGACGACCTGTGGATCCCCCGTCACGGCGGCGTGGCCGTGCGCGGCGCTCATCGCGGCGAACTCGTGGGGACAGGAGACGATGTCGGGGATCTCGTCTCCCTCTCCCGCCCGTCTGACCGCGGCGGCCGCCTCCAGGAGCGGGGTGTGGTCGGTTCCGAGGTTCGCGAATATCTTTGTCACCCCCTGGCGGTGAAACGAGCGGAGGAATCTCTCTGCGGCGGTGCGGTCGGCGTTCGTGGAGTCTGGTTCGGATGGTGACACGGGCGTGGTCTCTCCTACGTGAGACACTCACTGCCGATCCGGATATAACTATGCCGACGGACGCTCGCGAATACGAGCGAAACGACGTCGGTGACGGACGAGGCCGTCGGAAGGTCGAGAATCGGAGTCGCCGTCGAGGTGCCCGGAAGGGAGGGGTGCCGTGACAGACCGGTTCAGCGGGGCCCGGTGCCCATCGAGGACTTGACGTCCTCGCGCCAGGAGAAGAGGTACGTTTCGGCCTTGCTGAAGACGCCGTACTCGATGATCATCATCACGATCACGAACAGGACGACGTACTGGAGCACGCCGACCATCGAGAATCGACTCATGTTGTCTCGGATGAGGAAGCCGATCCCGATGTTCGAGATGACGACCTCCGCGAGGATGGTCACCTTCCACGCGACCGAGAAGGTGAACCGAATGCTCGAGAACACCTCGGGGAGGATCGACGAGAACAGGACCCGTCTGTACACCCGCGTTCGCGACACGCCGAACGCGCTCGACATATTGAGCAGGTCCGAGTCGACGTTCTCGACGCCGCTCTGAATCATGTCCACGACGAACGGAGCCGTGATGACCGCCGTCGCGAGCATCGGCGTCGTGTCGCTGATCCCGAACGCCATCGCGGTGAAGATGACGACGAACAGTCCCGGAACGGCCATCCCGACCAGGACGTAGTAGCGGAGCACCCGCCCCCAGAAACTGCTCACACCGAGGACGATGCCGCCGACGACGCCCACGACGAGCGCGGCGACGAACCCGTATATGATCCGCTGCATCGACGCGACGAAGTGCATCACCCACTCGCCGGTCTGGAGCATCTCGTACATCGACGCGCCCACCAGAAGCGGGGAGGCGATGAGGTCGGTGATGCCGAAGACGCGGGCGCTCAGTTCCCAGACGAGGACGAGCAGGAGGATCGACTCGACGAAGACGACTCTCCGGTTGCCGAGGAGGACGCCTTCCACCGTCCCGCGTAGCTGTGAGGTGCTCATCGGGCCTCAGACCATCTCTTCGAGGTCGGACACCGTCATAAACGTGAGGTGGTCCTGCCACCCCGAGGGAACCTGTCCCAGGTCCTCCATCACGTTCATCACGCTCCGGGCGTCCTCGACGGACTGCTCGTCGAGACCGACTTCGGAGTACAGCGCCGAGCGCGAGAGGCTCTCGATCTGCTCTACCTCGTTGCCGGAGAACAGATCCATCAGGAACCGCGCTTCTTCCTGGCTCTCGGCTTCGAGCGTCTCCTGTCCCGCCGGATCCTCAGCGATCTCCGGGATGTTGTCCTGAACGTAGTTGAGGCCCTCACTCCACATGTTGATCATATTCAGGAGCACCTCGGGGTTCTCCTCGGCGAAGTCGAGTCGGGTCGAGAGGCTGACGAGCGGCGGTCGGCCCCACCCCTCCTCGAGGTAGTCGTTCCAGATCCACAGCAGCGGTTTGAGTTCGCCGTTGACGATCTCGGTGAGCCCCGCCGAGGAGGCCGAGTGAACGGCCGTCGCGAGGTCGCCGCGCAGTGTGAGTTGCGGCATCGTTCCCCGGTCGGTCGTCTGGACGTTGAAATCGCCGCCGTCCTGCGCCAGGTTGTAGCCGTACTTCTCCTGGATGATGTTCTGGAGGTGCGGCACCGCGCCGGCGGCCCAGCCGGGGATCCCGAAGCGCGCGCCCTCGTCGACGATCTTGTCGAGCGACGCCTGTACGCTTCCGGTCTCGGCGGGGTCGTAGGGGCCGCCGACCTCGACCCACGGAGTCGAGACGACACCCTCGATGTTCCCGAACGTGACGAGTTGCTGGTCCTGTTCGACGCCCAGACGGGCGTCTTCGACCCAACTGACGGTCCCCATATCGATCTGACCGGAAGCGAAGAGCGTCGCGTCCTCGAAGGTGAGTTCGTAGTCGAGCTGGTAGCCGTCCTCCTCGAAGCGCGGCTGGATGAGGTCGTTCTCGGCGAGGTAATACTCCATCACGATGTTCACCGGCATCCCGACCGGCGGGGTCGCGAACGACACCGTCGTCAGGTCACCGCTTCCACCGGAGTCGCCACCGCTGTCGCCGCCGGAGTCGCCGCCACCGTCGCCGTCCGAATCGCCGCCTCCATCGCCGGAGTCGCCGCCGTCTCCGCCGCCCCCGCCGCTCGTACAGCCGGCGAGGGTCGCAGCGACCGCACTTGCGCCGGTCGCCTTGATGAACTTCCGCCTGTTTATACGACTGACTGACTGAATTGGCCGCTCTTCCCGTGGCATACGGTATCAAATCAGCATCGATCATTAAAAACCCATCGGTCACGAACCCCCGGACGACGCCGAGTGCACCGGACGGCGTGTATTCCGAGCGCGATTCCTCCGCGTGACGCACGCCGCGGCATCAGTGCCACGTCTGCGGGTGCGAGTGGGGGCCGTGAAACGACAACTCGACGACACCGTGGGGTGGTGTCCCGTAGCAAACCTAAAGTACACCGAATATCTATAGGCGGTCACAGTTATGAACCGAAACGAGTCTCTCACAGTCCGAATCCGACCGTATTCGGAGATCGCGACGGACGGAGGTGGCCCGGATGGCGTCTGAGGTGCGACAGTCGGGGCAGACGGACGAGACGGCGGGGGTCGCCCACGGGACGTCCGCCGCCGGCGCGATCCACGTCAGGAACCTCACGAAGGTGTTCGACACCGAGGAGGGGACGGAGACGGTCTTCGAGGACGTGAGTTTCGACATCGAACCCGGATCGTTCGTGACGCTCATCGGGCGCTCCGGCAGCGGCAAGTCGACGATGCTGAACATCATCAGCGGCGTCCTCGAACCGACGGAGGGACGCGTCGAGTTCGAGGCGACGGAGGAAGGCGACGTGACGCTCGGACACGTGTTCCAGTCGCCCCGGCTGCTGCCCTGGAACACCTGCGTCGAGAACATCGAGTACGTCCACGAGGACAACCCCGACTACACCAGGGAACTGGCCGAGGAGTACCTCGACCTCGTCGGGCTCTCGAACCACTACGACAAGTACCCCTCACAGCTCTCCGGCGGACAGCGCCAGCGCGTCGGCATCACCCGGGCACTGAGCATCGATCCGGAGATCCTCGTCATGGACGAGCCGTTCAGCAACCTCGACGAGATCACCGCCGAGTCGCTCCGCGAGGAACTCATCGAGATCTGGCAGAAACTCGGGAAGACGGTGTTCTTCGTCACCCACGACATCACGGAGGCGATCGAACTCTCCGATCGGATCCTGATGCTGGGCAACGGAGAGATCTTCGACGATATGTCGATCGAACTCGATCGACCTCGCAACGTCGACTCCGAGGAGTTCCTGAAAGTACGACAGGACGCGATCGACCGGTTCCACGCGATCAAGTGAGTGGGTCGATGGAACGCAGCAATCCACACCCGTCTACGCAAAGAATTAAGTCTATAAGCGTAATCCCTGATCGTATGCGAGTGAGTGACCCACGAGTGTCTCGGGGACGTGTACCGGTTACCGGCAGCCGGGGACCGCCGGCGGTCGGGCCGGTGGAGTGAGAGCCGATGTCCACAAGCACCCGGTCGCTTCCGACGCCGCTCCGTTCGACGCTCGGAGACAAGTGGGCCGCTGCGCTCATCAGCGCCGCGCTCGGGCTCGCCGCCTGGTGGCTCGTCACGGTGGTCTTCCCGCGCGGGCTCTTCCCCGGGCCGATCGAGACGGTGAACGCCTCGGCGGAACTGCTCGCCTCCGGCATCGTCTGGACGCATATGGAGGCCACGTTCTTCCGGACGTTCCTCGGCTTCATCGGCGCCTTCTTCGTCGGCGGGGCGCTCGGCGTCGCGATGGGGATCAACAACTTCGGTGAGAACTTCTCGACGCCGATCATCATCATCGCGCTCTCGGTCCCCGGCATCGCGTGGGCCGCGATCACGACGATCATCTTCGGATTCGGCGTCGCGGCCCCGGTCGTCGCCACCGCCGTCACCGTGTTCCCGTACATCTCGCTCCGGATCTGGAAGGGGGTCGAGGACATCGATCCGAACCTCATTCGGATGAGCCGTTCGTTCGACATCTCGAAGACCCGCCTGCTCCGCCGGATGATCCTCCCGAGCATCGCCCCGGCGCTCTTCACCGCCGTCCGGTTCGGACTCGCGATCTCCTGGAAGATCGAGACGCAGGCTGAGATCTTCGCCTCGAACTCGGGCGTCGGCTACCGGGCGATCGAGGCGTTCTCGCGCTATCAGTACGACACCGCGATGGCGTGGGCCGCCGTGTTCGTCGTCATCGTGTTCCTCCTGGAGATGGCGGTGCTCCGCCCGCTCGAACGGAAGGTGTTCGCCTACCGGAAGGAGGCGGATTTCGGCGTTCTCTGATCCGCTCGGCGCCGCCCTGTCTCTTCCGTGGGCGTCGGTCTCACTCGGAGGGAGTATTATATACGTGGGTAGCGAACCCCTGGCGTATGTCCGTTCTCGCAGCAACCGACGGAACGACTGTCCCGGACCGCGTCGTCGAGGTGGCGGCCGATCTCGCAGCACAGTACGGAGAGGAGCTCGTCGTCGTACACGTGATCCCCGAGGACGTCTTCGAAGAGCAGCGGAAGTCCTCGGTCGAGAGCACCTCGGACCTCGCGCTCACGTTCGCCCCGGAGATAACCTACCGGGAACTCGGCGATCAGACGGGGACGCCGGGCGGAAGCGACGACCGGTACTCGCTCGAACACGCGCTCCGCGACGCGGCGGGCGTCGCGGAGGACGTGACAGAACGGACGGTCGACGACGTCGACGACGTCGAGGCGTCCTACCAGGGGCGCGTCGGCGACGTCACCGAGGAGATCCTGCAGGTGACAGACGAGACGGATCCGCGGTACCTCGTCGTCGGCGGGCGGAAGCGGACCCCCGTCGGTAAGGCCATCTTCGGAAGCGTCACGCAGTCGCTGCTGCTGGAGGCCGACCGGCCGGTCGTCACGGTGATGAGCGGGGAGTAACCCGGCGCCACCGAGCCGAACGGTTATCATCCCTCACGACAGACCACCGCATAGCAGATGAACGCTGAGAACACAGCCGTGGTGACAGGCGCGGCGACCGGCATCGGAGCGGCGATCACAGAGCGGCTCGCGGCGGACGGGTACCACGTCGTCGTGGCGGACGTCGCAGACGGGAGCGAGACGGTCGCTCGCGTCGAGGCGGCCGGCGGCAGCGCCGAGTTCCGCGAGGCCGACGTCACCGACGAGGACGCGATGCGATCGCTGTTCGAGGGCCTCGACCTGGACGTCCTCGTCAACAACGCGGCGTACTACGCGCCGCTCGTCACAGACAAGAAGCGGTTCGACGAGATCCCCTCCGAAGAGTGGGACACCGTCCTCGCGGTGAACGCGAAGGGGACGTTCCTCGCATCGAAACACGCGCTCGACGCGTTCGGCGACGGCGGGAGCATCGTGAACATCTCGTCGTCGGTCGTGACGATGGGCGTCCCGGGCTTTCTCCACTACGTCGCCTCGAAGGGGGCGGTGCTCGCGATGACGCGGGCGATGGCTGCCGAAGTCGGCGACATCGGCGTCCGCGTCAACGCCGTGATGCCGGGGTTCACCTGGTCGGAGGCCTCCCAGCAGGCGGGCGAGGAGTACCTGGAAGACTACGTCGGCGAACAGGACCTCGACCGGGTCGTCGAGCCCGAGGACATCGCGGGGGTCGTCGCCTTCCTCGCCAGCCCCGACAGCGGCGTGATGACCGGGCAGGCGATCAACGCGGATCCGGGGCTCTCGTACTACTGACGTTACTGACGTCGCGGGAACGTTTGCGCCGTCGACTTCAACTCAGAAGTGTCACGCCGATCGCGCCGGCGACGGCGACGAGCGCGCCGATCACCAGCCGCGGGGTGATCCGTTCGAGGTTGTCGCTCACGAAGAGGATCGAGAGGAAGATCACGACGAGCGGGCTCGACTGGACCAGCGGCACGACGAGCGACACCGGCTCCAACTCCAGCGCGCCGTA is drawn from Halobellus limi and contains these coding sequences:
- a CDS encoding ABC transporter permease, producing the protein MSTSQLRGTVEGVLLGNRRVVFVESILLLVLVWELSARVFGITDLIASPLLVGASMYEMLQTGEWVMHFVASMQRIIYGFVAALVVGVVGGIVLGVSSFWGRVLRYYVLVGMAVPGLFVVIFTAMAFGISDTTPMLATAVITAPFVVDMIQSGVENVDSDLLNMSSAFGVSRTRVYRRVLFSSILPEVFSSIRFTFSVAWKVTILAEVVISNIGIGFLIRDNMSRFSMVGVLQYVVLFVIVMMIIEYGVFSKAETYLFSWREDVKSSMGTGPR
- a CDS encoding twin-arginine translocation signal domain-containing protein, which produces MPREERPIQSVSRINRRKFIKATGASAVAATLAGCTSGGGGGDGGDSGDGGGDSDGDGGGDSGGDSGGDSGGSGDLTTVSFATPPVGMPVNIVMEYYLAENDLIQPRFEEDGYQLDYELTFEDATLFASGQIDMGTVSWVEDARLGVEQDQQLVTFGNIEGVVSTPWVEVGGPYDPAETGSVQASLDKIVDEGARFGIPGWAAGAVPHLQNIIQEKYGYNLAQDGGDFNVQTTDRGTMPQLTLRGDLATAVHSASSAGLTEIVNGELKPLLWIWNDYLEEGWGRPPLVSLSTRLDFAEENPEVLLNMINMWSEGLNYVQDNIPEIAEDPAGQETLEAESQEEARFLMDLFSGNEVEQIESLSRSALYSEVGLDEQSVEDARSVMNVMEDLGQVPSGWQDHLTFMTVSDLEEMV
- a CDS encoding ABC transporter ATP-binding protein; protein product: MASEVRQSGQTDETAGVAHGTSAAGAIHVRNLTKVFDTEEGTETVFEDVSFDIEPGSFVTLIGRSGSGKSTMLNIISGVLEPTEGRVEFEATEEGDVTLGHVFQSPRLLPWNTCVENIEYVHEDNPDYTRELAEEYLDLVGLSNHYDKYPSQLSGGQRQRVGITRALSIDPEILVMDEPFSNLDEITAESLREELIEIWQKLGKTVFFVTHDITEAIELSDRILMLGNGEIFDDMSIELDRPRNVDSEEFLKVRQDAIDRFHAIK
- a CDS encoding ABC transporter permease, producing the protein MSTSTRSLPTPLRSTLGDKWAAALISAALGLAAWWLVTVVFPRGLFPGPIETVNASAELLASGIVWTHMEATFFRTFLGFIGAFFVGGALGVAMGINNFGENFSTPIIIIALSVPGIAWAAITTIIFGFGVAAPVVATAVTVFPYISLRIWKGVEDIDPNLIRMSRSFDISKTRLLRRMILPSIAPALFTAVRFGLAISWKIETQAEIFASNSGVGYRAIEAFSRYQYDTAMAWAAVFVVIVFLLEMAVLRPLERKVFAYRKEADFGVL
- a CDS encoding universal stress protein codes for the protein MSVLAATDGTTVPDRVVEVAADLAAQYGEELVVVHVIPEDVFEEQRKSSVESTSDLALTFAPEITYRELGDQTGTPGGSDDRYSLEHALRDAAGVAEDVTERTVDDVDDVEASYQGRVGDVTEEILQVTDETDPRYLVVGGRKRTPVGKAIFGSVTQSLLLEADRPVVTVMSGE
- a CDS encoding SDR family NAD(P)-dependent oxidoreductase; the protein is MNAENTAVVTGAATGIGAAITERLAADGYHVVVADVADGSETVARVEAAGGSAEFREADVTDEDAMRSLFEGLDLDVLVNNAAYYAPLVTDKKRFDEIPSEEWDTVLAVNAKGTFLASKHALDAFGDGGSIVNISSSVVTMGVPGFLHYVASKGAVLAMTRAMAAEVGDIGVRVNAVMPGFTWSEASQQAGEEYLEDYVGEQDLDRVVEPEDIAGVVAFLASPDSGVMTGQAINADPGLSYY